The following coding sequences lie in one Nitrospiraceae bacterium genomic window:
- a CDS encoding DNA gyrase inhibitor YacG, giving the protein MKIICPICKNQTTWEENPWRPFCCEKCKMIDLGKWVLEDYKIPDENIDGNSEEDEISENQQY; this is encoded by the coding sequence ATGAAAATTATCTGTCCTATATGCAAAAACCAGACAACATGGGAAGAAAATCCATGGAGGCCTTTCTGCTGCGAAAAATGCAAGATGATAGATCTTGGCAAGTGGGTTCTGGAAGATTATAAGATTCCTGATGAAAACATTGATGGAAACAGCGAGGAGGATGAGATATCAGAAAATCAACAATACTAA
- the dtd gene encoding D-tyrosyl-tRNA(Tyr) deacylase: MKALIQRVSKASVEVDGRTISRIDKGMLIFLAIEKNDTDSELDFLVKRTANLRIFEDSEGKMNLSIQDIKGEALVVSQFTLAADCRKGNRPSFDSAEAPLKAKKMYFNFMEKLRQTGIKVVSGAFGEYMQVHIINDGPVTILLNTKNA; encoded by the coding sequence ATGAAAGCGCTGATACAGAGAGTCTCAAAAGCAAGCGTTGAGGTTGACGGAAGGACGATAAGCAGGATTGATAAAGGCATGCTTATTTTCCTTGCGATCGAAAAAAATGACACGGATTCTGAGCTTGATTTCCTAGTGAAGCGGACGGCAAATCTAAGAATATTTGAAGATTCAGAAGGAAAGATGAATCTTTCCATCCAAGATATAAAGGGTGAAGCTCTTGTTGTTTCTCAATTTACACTTGCCGCCGACTGCAGAAAAGGCAATCGTCCGTCATTTGATAGCGCTGAAGCTCCTTTGAAAGCAAAAAAAATGTATTTTAACTTTATGGAAAAACTCAGACAAACTGGGATAAAAGTTGTTTCAGGCGCTTTTGGCGAATATATGCAGGTTCATATAATAAATGACGGCCCTGTAACTATTTTGCTAAACACAAAGAACGCTTAA
- a CDS encoding ABC transporter substrate-binding protein, with protein MFLSCSSENRLDNYAYYRLSSNPSTLDPAMITDVTGGIVSSKLFNGLVRLNRDFSIISDIASRWTISEDGRKYKFFLKRGVRFSDDKEVTAGDFKYSFERILSPESISPNIWILDKIKGSRDFSAGKTKSVSGIKVIDDYTLEIELEKPFSPFLSLLAMTGAYVVHKDAVKKMGADFSTNPVGTGPFILKHWQQSQELVLEARKDYFGSKSKTKGIIYKIIPEDLTAITEFETGNLDIINIPASAFSRFKKDSKWQGLIASMQALNTYYIGLNCSKKPFDNLIVRKAINYAIDVDRILNTVFEKRGRLAAGPVPEVMRKWKTPTGYEYNPSKAQKLLRSIGYPEGIEVSFYITPDAEVVDMAEVIQSYLKEVGIKAKIKQLEWSAYKEAINKGEADMFWLGWWADYFDPENFLYPLFHSANIGSAGNRARYKNPKVDALIEAGQHSKTAKQRYAYYEKAEQMIVNDAPWVFFWHKTDFTVRQPWVKNYYLYPIHNMDKGTDIEIGNK; from the coding sequence ATGTTTCTGTCTTGTTCTTCTGAAAACAGGCTGGACAATTATGCGTATTACAGATTGAGTTCTAATCCTTCTACGCTCGATCCAGCGATGATAACTGATGTTACAGGCGGCATAGTATCTTCCAAATTATTCAACGGCCTTGTAAGGCTCAACAGAGATTTTTCAATAATTTCTGATATTGCTTCAAGATGGACAATATCAGAAGACGGACGAAAATATAAATTTTTTCTAAAAAGAGGAGTGAGGTTTTCAGATGACAAAGAAGTTACTGCAGGAGATTTTAAATATTCTTTCGAACGGATATTAAGCCCCGAAAGCATATCGCCAAACATATGGATATTGGATAAGATAAAAGGCAGCCGTGATTTCTCAGCAGGAAAAACAAAATCCGTATCTGGGATAAAAGTCATTGATGATTATACGCTCGAGATAGAATTAGAAAAGCCCTTTTCTCCTTTCTTATCCCTTCTTGCAATGACAGGAGCATATGTTGTTCATAAAGATGCCGTAAAAAAAATGGGCGCTGATTTTTCGACTAACCCAGTCGGCACCGGACCATTTATATTGAAGCACTGGCAGCAAAGTCAAGAGCTTGTTTTAGAGGCCAGAAAAGACTATTTCGGCAGTAAATCAAAAACAAAAGGAATAATTTACAAAATAATTCCCGAAGACCTGACAGCAATTACTGAATTCGAGACAGGGAATCTTGATATCATCAATATCCCTGCTTCAGCATTTTCTCGCTTTAAGAAAGATAGTAAATGGCAAGGTCTGATTGCTTCAATGCAGGCCCTCAATACTTATTATATTGGGCTTAATTGCTCAAAAAAACCATTCGATAATCTCATAGTGCGTAAAGCGATAAACTACGCGATAGATGTAGATAGAATACTTAATACTGTTTTTGAAAAACGCGGCAGACTTGCCGCTGGCCCAGTGCCCGAGGTAATGAGAAAATGGAAGACTCCAACAGGTTACGAATACAATCCTTCAAAGGCTCAGAAATTATTAAGAAGCATAGGATATCCTGAAGGGATTGAAGTCAGCTTCTATATCACACCAGATGCTGAAGTAGTTGATATGGCAGAGGTCATACAATCATATCTTAAGGAAGTCGGGATAAAAGCGAAAATTAAGCAGCTTGAATGGAGCGCATACAAGGAAGCAATAAATAAAGGCGAGGCTGATATGTTCTGGCTTGGCTGGTGGGCAGATTATTTTGACCCTGAGAATTTTCTCTATCCTCTTTTTCATTCAGCAAATATAGGTTCTGCAGGAAACCGCGCCAGATATAAAAATCCAAAAGTCGACGCATTGATCGAAGCAGGGCAGCACTCAAAAACAGCCAAGCAGAGATATGCATATTATGAAAAGGCTGAACAGATGATAGTTAATGATGCGCCATGGGTTTTTTTCTGGCATAAAACTGATTTTACTGTACGCCAGCCCTGGGTTAAAAACTATTATCTGTATCCGATCCACAACATGGACAAAGGAACAGATATAGAGATAGGAAATAAATAA
- a CDS encoding acyl-CoA dehydrogenase family protein — MNYFLTEDQIMIRDLARQIAEEKVVPVRRELDEKEQFPWEIMKVLAQSDLFGLFIPEEYGGLGKASLELCIAVEELSKACVGVSTTYAANALGTYPILLFGTDSQKKKYLPDIAAGKRLVAFGLTEANAGSDAAGIQTTAKLEGDHYILNGTKQWITNGGEAEIYTVIAITDKSKGARGASAFIVEKGTPGFTFGKKEEKMGIRASATCELVFENCRIPKENLLSKEGMGFIVAMKTLDSSRVGVGAQGLGVAQGALDEAIKFARQRIQFGKPIITFQAVQHMLADMATEIEAARSLIYSVARYIDSGAKDYTKVSAMAKVFATDVGMKVTTNAVQVMGGSGYMKEYPVEKMMRDAKILQIYEGTNQIQRNVIGQELVKKQRE, encoded by the coding sequence ATGAATTATTTTCTTACTGAAGACCAGATAATGATAAGGGATCTTGCAAGACAGATTGCGGAAGAGAAGGTTGTCCCTGTCAGAAGAGAACTTGACGAGAAAGAACAATTCCCATGGGAGATAATGAAGGTGCTTGCACAGTCGGACCTTTTTGGCTTATTTATACCAGAAGAGTACGGAGGTTTAGGCAAGGCCAGCCTTGAGCTTTGTATTGCAGTTGAAGAGCTTTCAAAGGCATGCGTCGGCGTATCTACAACCTATGCAGCAAATGCTCTGGGCACATATCCTATTCTCCTTTTCGGCACTGATAGCCAGAAAAAGAAATACCTTCCTGATATAGCCGCAGGAAAGAGGCTTGTTGCATTCGGCCTTACTGAGGCAAATGCAGGAAGCGATGCGGCAGGCATTCAGACGACTGCAAAACTCGAAGGCGACCACTATATTTTGAACGGCACCAAACAGTGGATAACAAACGGCGGAGAGGCAGAGATATATACAGTAATTGCAATTACTGACAAGTCAAAAGGGGCGCGAGGCGCATCTGCTTTTATAGTGGAGAAAGGCACCCCCGGCTTTACATTCGGCAAAAAAGAAGAAAAGATGGGGATACGTGCATCTGCAACATGCGAGCTTGTATTCGAAAACTGCAGGATTCCAAAAGAAAACCTTCTTTCCAAAGAAGGGATGGGATTCATAGTTGCGATGAAGACTCTGGACAGTTCAAGGGTTGGAGTAGGCGCTCAGGGGCTTGGAGTTGCTCAGGGCGCACTGGATGAAGCCATTAAATTTGCCAGACAGAGAATTCAGTTCGGCAAGCCTATAATAACTTTTCAAGCAGTCCAGCACATGCTTGCTGATATGGCAACTGAGATAGAGGCAGCAAGATCTCTTATCTATTCAGTTGCAAGATATATTGACAGCGGAGCAAAAGATTATACAAAGGTATCTGCCATGGCAAAAGTCTTTGCGACTGATGTAGGAATGAAAGTCACAACGAATGCTGTTCAGGTAATGGGCGGTTCAGGATATATGAAAGAATATCCAGTTGAAAAAATGATGAGAGACGCAAAGATACTCCAGATATACGAAGGCACAAACCAGATACAGAGGAATGTAATAGGGCAGGAGCTTGTAAAAAAACAGCGGGAGTAG